The Pseudomonas sp. LFM046 region GCAGTGTGCTGTGGCACGGCTTCATCACCGATGTCACCGAGTGGAAGCAGGTCGAGGCCGAATTGCAGGTGTTCGCCACCACGGACTCCCTGACCCAACTGTCCAACCGCCGGCACTTCATGCAGCTGCTCGACACCGAGCTGTCCAGGGTGCAGCGCTCGGCGGGCCATTGCGCGACCGTGCTGATGCTGGACCTGGACCACTTCAAGGCGATCAACGACCGCTGGGGGCACTCGGTGGGTGACCAGGCATTGCGCCACTTCGCGGCGATCCTGCGTGGGCAGCTGCGCAAGACCGACGCAGCGGGACGGATGGGCGGCGAGGAGTTCGCGGTGGTGCTGAGCGAGGCCAATATCGACCAGGCCGTCACCTTCGCCCGGCGCATCCAGAGCGAACTCGCCAAATCCCCGGTGCTGATTGCGGAGGAGCGGATTCCCCTGGCCGTCAGCATCGGCGTTACCGTCGTCAACGCCACCGATGCGAGCACCGAAGTCACGCTGTCACGTAGCGACATGGCGCTGTACCGCGCCAAGCGAGGCGGCCGCAACCGTATCGAGTGCCATTGAAGGGCGCGGTTCATTCGTGTCGAATCTGGATCGCGTTTCCCATTGGCCTCTTGCGCATCGATCACTGCCCGCGGTCCTGATGGCCCCTTGGGCAAATTCCCGCTGCCGTGGGAACGACTTCGCATAGAGTTTGGCCTAATCGCGCATCATGGGCGCAGTCAGGAGAAGGAGATTTCCATGGGCGTCATGTCATTCGTTTCGCGTCTTGCCTGCGTGTCGCTGGGGCTGGTGTTCGCCACCCTCGCCGTGGCCAGCGAGGAAACGCAGTTGATCGATTCGATCAACGCCTACCGCAGTGAAGTGCAGCGCTGTGCGGGCCAGGCCTCCTCCGAGCTGCCGCCGCTGAACGCCGACCCACGCCTGATCCTGCCGGCGGGCGGCATCGGCGACCTGCAACAGGCGCTGTCGCGCACGGCCTATCCGCTGGTGAACGTCCAGGCGATCAATCTCTCCGGCCCGCGTGATGCCCAAGCCGCCATGAAGGCGCTGCAGGAAAGCTTCTGCCAGGTGGTGCTGGACCCGCAGTTCGTCGATGTCGGCGTGAGCCGCGAGGGCGTCGACTGGCGCATCGTGCTGGCGCGGCCGCTGCTGGCAGGCGGCCTGGGCGACTGGCAGGCGGAGGGCCAGAAGCTGCTGCAACAGATCAACACCGCACGCGCCCAGGCGCGCCAGTGCGGCTCCCAATCCTTCCAGGCCGCCGGCCCGCTGACCTGGAACGCCACCCTGGCCACCGCCGCCCAGGACCACACCCGCGCCATGGCCAACCAGAATTTCTTCGATCACAAGGACCGCGACGGCCGCACCCCCGGCGACCGCGCCGAGCTGGCCGGCTATGTGGGCCGCGAGATTGGCGAGAACATCGCAGCCGGCCTGGATACCGCGAGCAAGGTGGTCGACGGCTGGTTGGCCAGCCCGGGCCACTGCGCCAACCTGATGAACCCGCAATTCAGTGAACTGGGTGCGGCCTACGCGGTGGACCCGAAGAGCGATGCGGGTATCTACTGGACGGCCTTGTTCGGCGCGCCGTAGATCCCCGTCATCCGGAGGCGCGTCTCGCCTTCAGCCCTGGTCGATATGGGCGGCGAAGCCGTTCTCGCCCTGGGCGAGGTCTGCGCGAAGGGTGAGGGCGGGAATCTCGTAGTCGCCGGCATTCTGCTTGCGGTAGGGAATGGGGGCGGTCCGCCATAGGTTGTCCAGGCGCAACAGACCTGGCGCGTGGCGGCAACCGACTACGGCGAGTCGTCCATCCTGCTACCGGCCCTGGCCGGATTGCGGACACGAGCACCGGGAACCCGGCTGGCCGTGGTGGAGAGGGTGCCGGCGCGCATCGCCCGGCAGGCCGAACAGGGGGAAATCGACCTGACCTTCCACACGGTCGAGGGCTCGCCGCCCAACCTGCGGCGGCGCACCCTACCAGGTAGGCGGTTGGTCCAGAGGCCAGAACGACAACGGGAGCCCTTGGGCTCCCGTCGAGGTGGATCAATGCGGCTGATTCAGCGTCAGGCGCATGTGGCGGTTCACATCCTTGTACAGCAGGTAGCGGAAGCGACCAGGGCCGCCGGAGTAGCAGGCCTGCGGGCAGAAAGCGCGGAGCCACATGAAGTCGCCGGCTTCCACTTCGACCCAGTCCTGGTTCAGGCGGTAAACGGCCTTGCCTTCCAGCACGTACAGGCCGTGTTCCATCACGTGGGTTTCAGCGAAGGGGATCACGCCGCCCGGCTCGAAGTTGACGATGTTGACGTGCATGTCATGACGCATGTCACTCATGTCGACGAAGCGGGTGGTGCTCCAGCGGCCTTCGGTGTCCGGCATGACCAGCGGCTGGATGTCCTGCTCGTTGGTGACGAAGGCTTCCGGCAGCGGCACGCCGTCCACTTTCTGGTAGTGCTTGCGGATCCAGTGGAAGCGGGTGTGCTGGCCGGAGGTATTGCGCACCTTGTAGTCGGCGCCCGGCGGAATGAAGGCGTAGCCACCCGGCTGCATGTTATGGACCTGGCCCTGCAGGGTCAGGGTCAGCTCGCCTTCCACCACGAACAGCACGGCTTCGGCGTTCGGGTCTTGCTCAGGCTTGTCGCTGCCGCCGTTGGGGGCGAGCTCGACGATGTACTGGGAGAAGGTCTCGGCGAAGCCGGACAGCGGGCGGGCGATGACCCACATCCGCATGTTGTCCCAGAAGGGCAGGTGGCTGGTGACGATGTCACGCATCACGCCCTTGGGGATCACGGCGTAGGCTTCGGTGAACATCGCGCGGTCGGTGAGCAGCTCGGTCTGTGCCGGGTGCCCGCCGTGCGGCGCGTAGTAGCTGGATTTGGACATGGGGCATTTCCTCATTGTTGTTTTGCTGCCTGGCGCATGCGGCACCGGGGCGAACAAACCGGGCAGATCGGTGCGCCACCAGGGGCGCTGACCGTCGCTGACAACCACGATATCCAGCGGCGATTTCATGCACAAATTAAATGTTGGAATCCGCCGTATTCGATTTACGAATGCGAATGAGCGGTCGTTCAGCCGCGCGTGTCCTGGGCCAGGACCCGCGACAGCACCTGGGCGAGCGCCTTGACCATCGGGTCCGCCGCCGGGCGATGGAGCAGCGCCACTTCGAACACATCCACCGAGGGCAGGCCGATGTCCTTCGGCACCACCGCGTGGTCCGCCGTCACCGCGCGCAGCGGCAGCAGGCCAATGCCCATGCCGTCCGCGATGGCCGACTGGATGCCGCTCAGGCTCGAGCTGGTGAAGCTGACGTGCCAGCGCCGGCCCACCGACTCCAGGGCGTTGATCATCTCGTCGCGGTACACCCCGCGCGGGGGGAAGGTGACGATGGGCACTGGATCGAGGTCGATGCAGGGGTTCTTGGCGCTATCCACCCAGCGCGTCTTCTCCGGCCAGCAGGCCACCGCCTCGCGGCTGTTCTGGCGCTGCTTGAGGAGCACCAGGTCGAGTTCGCCACGGTCGTAGCTGGCGCTGAGGTCGCGGCTGAGACCGCTGGTGACCTCCAGCTTCACCTGTGGGTAGCGGCGGTTGAAGGCCGCCAATTGCTCCGTAGTGCGCCCGCTGGCGAAATCGTCCGGCACGCCGATGCGCACCGTCAGTGCCACGGTGGCGCCGGACAGCGCCTCTGCCATCTCGTCGTTCAAGGCCAGCAGGCGCCGTGCGTAGGCCAGCAGGGTCTCGCCGGCATCGGTGGGCAGCACGTCGCGGTTGCCACGCTCCAGCAGCCGATGCCCGGCCATCTCCTCCAGGCGCCGGATCTTCTGGCTGATGGTGGACTGGGTGGAGTGAAGGCGCGTCGCGGCCGTGGTAAAGCTGCCGCAGTCGGCCACCGTGACGATGGCCCGCAGCAGGTCGAGGTCGAACAGGCGGCTATTCGATTTGTCACTTTCACTCATGGCGGTATTGGTTTTGTGAATGTCGATTTTGCTTTTAGCAGTTCGCTTCCGCCCCGGCAACGCCTCAGGCGCAGTGTAGA contains the following coding sequences:
- a CDS encoding CAP domain-containing protein, whose product is MGVMSFVSRLACVSLGLVFATLAVASEETQLIDSINAYRSEVQRCAGQASSELPPLNADPRLILPAGGIGDLQQALSRTAYPLVNVQAINLSGPRDAQAAMKALQESFCQVVLDPQFVDVGVSREGVDWRIVLARPLLAGGLGDWQAEGQKLLQQINTARAQARQCGSQSFQAAGPLTWNATLATAAQDHTRAMANQNFFDHKDRDGRTPGDRAELAGYVGREIGENIAAGLDTASKVVDGWLASPGHCANLMNPQFSELGAAYAVDPKSDAGIYWTALFGAP
- a CDS encoding bifunctional allantoicase/(S)-ureidoglycine aminohydrolase, encoding MSKSSYYAPHGGHPAQTELLTDRAMFTEAYAVIPKGVMRDIVTSHLPFWDNMRMWVIARPLSGFAETFSQYIVELAPNGGSDKPEQDPNAEAVLFVVEGELTLTLQGQVHNMQPGGYAFIPPGADYKVRNTSGQHTRFHWIRKHYQKVDGVPLPEAFVTNEQDIQPLVMPDTEGRWSTTRFVDMSDMRHDMHVNIVNFEPGGVIPFAETHVMEHGLYVLEGKAVYRLNQDWVEVEAGDFMWLRAFCPQACYSGGPGRFRYLLYKDVNRHMRLTLNQPH
- a CDS encoding LysR family transcriptional regulator — protein: MSESDKSNSRLFDLDLLRAIVTVADCGSFTTAATRLHSTQSTISQKIRRLEEMAGHRLLERGNRDVLPTDAGETLLAYARRLLALNDEMAEALSGATVALTVRIGVPDDFASGRTTEQLAAFNRRYPQVKLEVTSGLSRDLSASYDRGELDLVLLKQRQNSREAVACWPEKTRWVDSAKNPCIDLDPVPIVTFPPRGVYRDEMINALESVGRRWHVSFTSSSLSGIQSAIADGMGIGLLPLRAVTADHAVVPKDIGLPSVDVFEVALLHRPAADPMVKALAQVLSRVLAQDTRG